The genome window CCAGCTTGTAAAATGAGTTTCGTTAAATATTTTCCATAGATTTTCCTCCGATGGTGTTAGATTATCATAAGAAAAAGTCATTAAGGCGAGTTATTCATGATTTCAGTTCGTACCTCATAACGAAGCATTATGACTTATTCATAGTCTGGAAGTTACATAGGAACGATAAGAATGTTCCAGAGGTTCTTGTTATAATAAACGAGACAATAGCGATTCAattgtacttttatttttataccaaaGATTTATTAACACGGAAAATTAGTTCAAACATATTTGTTGTACTCAAGgcttttacttattttattcagTGCCTATAAATAACACTGAAATAGAGCGTATCATGGACACATTTTAtaggtttattaaataaaacaaaatcaaaacCGCTTTgtgcgttttttttatttacctcaAATACTAGTCAGTTATGACTTATAAGATAAAGTAGATACTTAATGGGTTTCAAGTAaggttttatataatatctagaTTCACTTTCAACGTTTTCAAGATGAAGTCGATAATATTTCACTGAACCACTAGTGAAATTATATTCATAAGTTTTGTGAACGGGGTCGGGGCAGTCTGCCAAAAAGAGAAGCAGGTAACTGGAGCAGAGGGGGGTGGGGAGGGGTTGGCAAGAGAGTGAGTGCTTGAGCACGTTCCCTACTTAATGCCACCTAGTTGGCCATTATCTAGATTCTTGATTATCAATACAAGGTCAACACTCAATTTTTTATGAAGAGCCAtctcctttataatataagtaaagtataatataagtaaagtaAACTACAATTATTCTGATTTGTAAATTAAGCTTACACTATGGAATTCATGGCAGTCTATTAAGATGGCTCAAATCTTATTTATCTAATCGCAGTCAACTGGTTTCAATAAATGGTTTCTCATCCTCTCCAAAATGCATTACATCAGGGGTGCCACAGGGCTCCCACCTTGGGCCCCTTATTTTCATTGCATTCATTAATGACCTCATTGAAAAACTAAATAATCCATGCTTACTATATGCCGACGAccttaagattttttaaattattcgaAACATCCTAGATTCTATATCATTACAATCTGATATTGAAATCCTTAAAAAAGTGGTCTCAAATCAACGGCATGATGTTAAATGTCGAGAAATGCTTTGTTATCACTTTCACCACAAACTTCGTCAATAAGATACAATTTGATTATAGGTTGGAAGGCCATTGTCTAATCAGGAAGACTACTATCAAAGATCTAGGAATCTTGTTCGACGAGTAAGCTCACTTTTAGAGACCACTACGACTATATTATCAACAAATGCAACAAAGTTCTTGGGTTTGCGCGCTTGGGCGCGAATAactaaagatttttaaaatccATCCAGCTTTCTCCTTTTGTATTTCTCCATGATTAGTAGTATCCTTGAATACAATTCTATCATATGGTCACCTTTCTATGATATTCATATTAACCGCACTGAACGAGTACAAAACAATTGCTTGCGAATGCTTGCCTGTAGATTAGGATTAAAACGCTTTCTTCAATCTTACTCGGAACGAttatctaaatttaaaatacaaactCTGCGATCTCGTCGGGTATACACGGGAATAATTACCCTTTTTAAAATTCTTCACTCCCATATTGATGCTCCTACGCTCCTGTCACAAATCAACTTTAACATTAGACCTAGAGCACGAAATATGCACGATAAAACCTTTTCAATAGAAGCAGTTAGGACAAATGTGTCCTTGAATAATTTGTTGTTGCCAGTATAACGAAATATGTAAGAATAATTACAAGgatatagatatatttaacaataatattaaaaaatttcaagccgatttaaaaaagattatttttaagcCGGAAGTTACATAAACTTGTCACTACTTATACTTTATTGATGATTATGTTTTCtcattgtgtgtgttttgtaaACTTAAAGGTACCTATTTTAAGTGTTAGTGCTGCTTAATATCATGTTGTGTGCACATATTTAGGAATATAGTCTAGTCGATAAGTTTTGAGTTTGTTAATGGCACTAATATTGGCTGTATTCTGTTTTGTGTACCTAccaaatctatacatataataaaactgtagaaatgacaattctgtacattaaagatattaaaaaaataataagcgggggctgttactacatcgctatagaagccaaaactgtggttagttttttgtctgtctgtatgtctgtctgtctgtctgtctgtctgtctgtctgtctgtctgtatgtatgtttgttccagcatcacacgaaaactactgatccgatttgaatgcggttttcgcagatatatttgtcttcttccaacttagcatctgcgccgCCCCGATCCAATTTTGCTAATTGTTGCGTCGTTTGTGTCGAGTTTTAATTCTCTTTCTTTAGGATCttctaagttatttattaaaagtgaaattattctaacctaacctaaagaTACAGTTTTCAAGTGTAATTGGATTAATATGCGGAGGACTTTGCCCCGGACCCTTCTTGGGgtggctgcgcccccccaaacccccctcccccctcctggtaatgttgctaagtaaaatggtgttgcgtcgttagtgttgagttttacttctccttctttagaatcaaagtaagttatttattaaaagtgaaattaatctaaccaaaaccaAACATGCAGATTTAGCGTGTCCTTTGATTAACTTGCGGGAGGCTTTGCTCCTGcccttacttgggggggctgcgcccccccaaactcCCTCCCCTCCTGAtgatgttgctaagcaaaattgtgttgcgtcgttagtgttgagttttacttcttcttctttacaatcaaagtaagttatttattaaaagtgaaataaatctaaccaaaactaaacatgcagattttgcgtgtcgtttgattaatatgtggaaggctttgcccctgcccctacttggggggctgcgacccccccccccttcctggtaatgttgctaagcaaaatggcgTCGCGTCATTAGTactgagttttaattctccttttttagcaacaaagtaagttattaattaaaagttaatttattcTAACCCAAACTAAAGATACAGTTTTCGAGTGATTAATATGCGGCGATCTTTGCCCCAGGCATTACttggctgcgcccccccaaactcCCACCAACCTGGTAATGTTCCCAAGCAAAAACGTGTTGCGTcattagtgttgagttttaattctcctttaggatcaaacaaagttatttattaaaattaatcgaaccaaaactaaacatacagattttgagtgtaGTTTGATTAGGATGCGGGAGGCTTTGGAGGAAGTTAATAAATTCCTGTGTTTATAAATTCCTCTACTGTCTACCAAGTGTTAGTTAAGTAACTGTGATACATGACGAACTCTACTTGTGTGTGCTGAATATATTGAGTATTATCAACTTGCATGTTTTATTTGGGGCGACTTTGGTCGACCTACGCCATTCCTCGACCTgcaccaaaatttaaaacatctgcccccgtagacaagtggcaaaacgctaacgctaacgctaaagcgctacaaaatgtatggatttgacattagtattcgctagcgaagcgatgacttatgtcaaatcgcatacattttgtagcgctagcgttagcgttagcattagcgctttgccacttgtctacaggccctgagcAGGCGGCCAAAGATCTTCAATTTTAAACGCGGtggtgaaaaaaaaacactgaaccATAATAAAAGCAGATAAAAGACATAACGAACTGTGTGACTATTAAAAATACGCTATAaaacttttacattttatgaatgAAACACGATTGCCGATTAGTTCACTTTATTTTTGGTGTGCGAGTAACAAATGTAAAACGTAAACagtttataaaacatttttattcttttttctCGCCGTCAGCTATTGGTGTATAAATTTGCCAGATATTGTGCGCCGTTTCCCTCCCGTAAACATCCAAACACGTTTTCATGACGGGACAACATACctgaaattttaattatataaagtaACTTTATATTTGGAAttggaatttttaaattatgtagtatcagagaagttaatttcCTAAGTAGtttagtcgcgttacgtcaaaccctaTCTATTATTAAGAATCGTCTATCTAATAAGTATTTAGAAAAAGTAAagttatttacataatttaaaatgctCCAAAACAGCTggatcgattttaatgaaaattggcACAGATTATaggaaagaacataggctactttttatttctaaaaaattatattatccaAAGGATTTCATTTCGTGCACACAGACTCGAGGGCGTCTATGTCTAGTAAATAGGAACCCCACAAGGAAAGGATGAGTTTTATCTCTATAGATATTACATtcgaaatattatgaaaataaaattaaatatatattgttcGTTCAAAGTTTtgctttaaaagttaaaaataaatcttattgcaGACCACAATCTTTAGCTAAAGTATTAACATATTCGCTAAATCTTTCGCACAAATGCGCTTGGAGAACCAACTTATCACCTTTCGAATCTAGCCGTCAATGCCTGAATAATAGTGCCAACATCAGATACCGATGTGATCGATTGCGCGGTGACAAACCACTTATCTCTGTCCACTGCCACGTTTTATACTACCGCTTAAGGAGACTGGGAGTTTAAAAGTGTAATTTAACATTGAAATTGAATGGGAATTAAAgactactagagatcgcccaatggtcgaaattcgaccttaatttcaacgacattaggactactacctatattttgtaaaaaacattgactttataatatttttttcgactcttgtctctgggacttttctgatctcagactggccgtgtaagcattgtctaatagtatctaagattcaataaaaaaattataatccattttcaatttgtcaacttgttgtcaacagacttcaaccataaataaaaagagtataattcgtatgtataggtttgtcactcaaaaatctgtcatttctcatgtgtgtgtgttgtagtgtgtgtaatgttttatttgttaaaaaaatctatactaatattataattctgcagagtttgttagtttgtttgtttgtttgtttgaacgcgctaatctcaggaactactggtccgatttgaaaatttttttcaatgttagatagcccatttatcgaggaaggctataagctatattttatcacgctaagactaatagaagcgaagaaatagaggaaaatgtgaaaaaaaacgggaggaaattatttgaaagggcttatttgaacgcgctaatctcaggaactactgatccgatttgaaaaaatctttcaatgttagatagcccattgattgaggaaggctataggctatattttatcacgctaaaactaataggagcgaagaaatacaggaaaatgtggaaaaaacaggggaaaatgtatacttactaatattttaatagtaaaattagtcatctcttcataataatattatttgtcacctattttttttatctcgCGGCACCCATATAGGTATTTTCAGTCGAAACTAAACTATTTTACGACCTTTTTCGGACTCGACAAAAATTGTATCAAGCGATCAAGTAGCCTTAGCCCGGGTGCGCACTTAACTAACGGGTCGCGACGACCATCGAGATAatcaccttagtatgaaaccgccataaaccaccatactttcgatggccgccgcggcctgcccgctagtgcgcgcctggcCTTAGCGTAAAGAGGGTACAAATAGATACTTTCTCATTTGTATTATTAGTGAAGATGTTATATTATCGAAACAAAACGTACCTTTCCGTAAAATCCCATCGTCCAGCAGCCAATATTAATTCCCAAATTCACATTTGTGGCGCAATGATTAATGATAACGTCCTTATTTACCTGAAAGATTTCAACACTCATTAAAATATACGAACCCATTGTACGCCATTGAAATACTATAATCTGCAAAATGAAAACCAATGGCTTAAAAGCTGAAAATAAGCCGCGCAAAGAAATTAAGTGGCTTGCATTTccagtattaaataataactatcAGTAAACTGTAAATATACACAAAAATCCCACAATAAAGATTACATTCGTTCTATTATTATGAGCACAAGATTTGTGTGTTTGTGTATAATAGTAGTCACTTTTCACGTAAACTAATAAACGGATTTTGAAAAAACATAATTAGTAGTAGTGAAGTGTTTCGATTAAAAAAGTCTTTTTTCGTCCAGAAAATCTGTTCCGTCACTAGACATCGTATTTACTAAACTactgataaatattaaatgagGGACCAATATACTCGTTTGTAATATAGTCCGCGTAATATTATaggatttttttatgtattatcGAGGTATTATCCTTTAACTTTTATTCATCATTATTATTTCATCTCAGAATTCCTCCAACTTTATTGAGTAATGGGGCTTAGGGAGTGGGCTGGCGTCGGATAAAAGAAGTTAAGTGAGAAACCTCATTTATTTAGGTGTTGTAGGACGTGAATCCTAAATGATCTAGTACATTAGGATGCGGAGTACGAAGCGGTGAACTTCAAAGGGACTCGTTGAAATATGCATGTTTTGTTTTCATGTTGGCACATTGAGTTAGCCACACAATTATTACGTCGTTAATAATGACCACCacttttattgtaataattaccTAATGGGCAGATGCAAATATTGTAGTATTATCAAATTGTTGCCACGAGTTTCGAAAATCTACGGTTTAGGTATAGGTATGGTATatgtatttatacgtgggagagccatgcttcggcacgaatgggccggctcgaccggagaaataccacgttttcacagaaaaccggcgtgaaacagcgcttgcgctgtgtttcgccgagtgagtgagtttaccggagaccctattcccttccctaccctccgctattccctacccttcccttcccatccctaccctattctctcttaaaaggccggcaacgcacctgcagctcttctgatgctgcgagtgtccatgggcgacggaagttactttccatcaggtgacccttttgctcgtttgtccccttattttataagaaaaaaaaaagaatagatGAAAACTACCTCTAGATACgtcaacacaaaaataatttaactgaagtaaatacaatataatattctgtAAGTAGACTGTAGTTAATTTTGAATGACTTCTGTTCATACACACGTACTAAAAACTTATATAGTTTTGTACGTGTAGCGTTATTATGTAGGAATACGTTTTTACatctgaataaaattttatacacaccGAAGATAGTTAATACAATATGATAGGTTctacctcagaacaggaaaactTCTACTGATAAATAATTTCGTAGTACGGTCACAATCATAGAAAGGGTTGACTTTCTATGATTGTGACCATACTGCGCTTGCCTAGTATGTGCCATAGTAACAGGTATTTAGGTCTCACGGGCACAGGCTGTCCTTCCATCTCGAATCTCGTGATCTCCGGCGTCTGTACTGGCAGCGCGCGCCATCTCGTGCTGGTCACAGGGTGCCGACTGATGTACAGCGGGTACTTGCCGCATAACCCGGGTATCGCGTTCGGGTCGTAACGGAGGTATAGGGGCTGGAAATATAATTTCATCATCGTCATCCCCATTTTCTTCGATTTCTGGAAACGAAAATCGGCTTCATATGACAATTATTAAATTCaattaaactagagatcgcccaatggtcaaaattcgaccttagtttcaacgacattgggACTACtccctatattttgtaaaaaatattgactttatccttttttttttcaactcttgtctctgggacttagctggtctcagactggccgtgtaagtattgtctaatagtatcttagattcaataaaaaactataatccgttttcaatttgtcaacttgttgtcaacagacttcaaccataaataaaagataattcgtatgtataggcttgccactcaaaaatctgtcatttctcatatgtgtgtgttgtaaaaaaatgtatgataaaagcataatttcaaaataatattagttcgatgcactccttcaccatataaactataactgtgcaaaatttcatgcacctacgtttccccatttttcgtaaaaagggttacaaagtttttcgttcgcgtattaatattatgataatctaAGGCTTTAGTAACAGGTTAATACACCTGTGAATACGACATATACGTGACGGTTACTATAATAAAATGCAACTGAATTTTCGTGAATTTCAATTCAATTTTCagtaacacaaaatattatagtatatctaTTTCATAACTACTTTTCTCCTAAGGAAAGACAAAAAATAGttcttatgtattttataaaaataccacTTTCGCCACCTACATTCCATGTTCCTATATTTATTCTTGTTATCCTCACAACTTGGCGACATAAATTGCTCGATTCGAGCGAGCAATTCAGTTCGGCCAGTGATAATTAATTAACAAACATCAAAGTAAAATATGACCTTATTCCTCGCTATCGAAGAAGACAAAGCCATAAGAAACTCCTGATTATACTTCAGCGGGTCCCCGTCCCTTTTGCAGTAATCGGAGCTCGTTATAATGAAAGTGTTCATTTCGGTCGGCACCTCCTCCGCCGCGCAGACTACAGAGCAGCCGTCCTCCAAGTCTTGGATGTAATTAATTTCGTCCGAAGATATTCGTCCGCCCAGCAACAAGCCTTTGCTGTCTTCGATCGGGGAATCCGACGCTGTTGAATAAATAGGGGTTGGTTAACATAACCTTAAAAGACTTTGAATAAAGAAACAAATAGAGCGCATACACTGGCAATTTACCATTCGGCTAGAATGTATAGTAATTTAGTCAAAAATAATGGCTATGAACCATACAGAGAAAATTGACCCTCGTAAATCCGATGCGATGCGATCAAGTTGCTTGAATTTTTAAGcgtttaagttttattaaaatgtagagTCTTTTAAAAGATTAAGGATAAGAGTGTttatatttgcaaaaatatggtaCTTAGTtacaaataattacaataatattatctgatTCAATATCAAAGGGCAAGGCTGCAAGCTGACTATAATAACtcagtattaataaataaataattaatagcataAAGTAATAACGTATACACATGGAAAAAGAAACTGTTTCGTTTTTTGCTGCAAGAAATAAACAATTTGCGTTATAGCTACGttaatttagtttttacttGTCGAACAGAGGTCGGGAAGTCTGAGAAGTTTCGTCGGCAGTCGGCAGTGGGCCCCGAGCACGCCCCCGTCACGTGTGCAACTTTACCCACACCATCACAAAttgtattttaacatttttaaaatacttacttgaAACAATAACGACGTAGGATGTCGGTTGCGGCTTTTTTTGCAGCTCTATTTTTTGTGGTGAAAACTTTCTTTACAGTCTATGCGCTTAAATGGTAATCGGAATTTAAGCATTGAGGAAATGCTTTATGAAGGGTAGGATTAAGTTCGAACTAAGGCAATTTAGGTACTACCCAATCGACACACATTATATGACATCTCGACAGTGCTGCCGTGTTATCGATAATGAATTGAGTCTACAGGTATTGTAAGTATAAGTACCTAGTATTGTACGTGTATGTAGTGTATATTTCTGGTGCTATTACTAATGCAGATATTAATATACTGTAAACTTCGTAGctaactttaaattttaaacattatcGAAATATTCGATACGGGTCGCCCTTTACGTTGTAATAGGGCACCTTTTCAACTTTGAAGGTTGAATATTAAGCAGATTGTAGGAACATACTATTTGACCCTTGTAAAAGCTGACCTGGCACATGAGGCGCCAGAAGGGCTATCCTGGCCCCGAACCTTACTGAGTTTGATGATTGCGTCAATACTGTTGGCCGTCTCAAATTTTCTGTCATCTTCCTGTACTTTGCCAACATTATTTCACCCTTTTCCATTTGTTTGAGGAATTTCTTCAGTTTGTACTGAAAgggatatgattttttttataatagttatTGGGTAAAACAGTCTACATTCTAGAATAACATTTGGTTTAAACTAAATTCTTTATGATATACCTAGTACTTTTTACGCACAGTTAATACAGAAGATATCTGGATGCAATCTGGAGGCGTATGGTAGTGCCCCCGTAAAGACGATAGTTTATTCAcctgcattttttaaatatcatatttatTTTCATGTAATATGTGCAGAAAACATCGCGTCAgcaggcctactacgaaaccgttttgagattgagactcaaacaatcggctgataatgccgcgtcccgctctaacaacgtcatttctcgtttgttagagtagaactttttttttatgaaataagggtgcaaacgagcaaacgggtcacctgatggaaagcaacttccgtcgcccatggacactcgcagcatcagaagagctgcaagtgcgttgccggccttttaagagtgaatagggtaataggggagggtagggaagggaagggaataggggagggtagggaaaggaatagggtaggggattgggcctccggtaaactcactcactcggcgaaacacaacgcaagcgctgtttcacgccggctttctgtgagaacgtggtatttctccggtcgagccgtcccattcgtgccgaagcatggctctcccacgtatctaggacgcggcattctcgtacgattgtttgagtttcaaaacgatttcgtggtacggcccctgctTTTATATCGTTTGTTTGATACGATGACTAGTTAACTTCTGTGTGCTAACTATAATACAATGAGTATCATGTAAACTTGGTAAGACTATAATATGAATGAACTAAGTTATTTTCTTgtctattgtgtttttttaaacttacTTCTTCCAAAGTTGTCGCTTCATACCAGTTACCGAGAAGAACCCGGTTGTTGTAAAAAATACCCTTATCTTCAGCCATGCTAAATAACTtcaaaacttctaaagtaacaattatttattcaataataaagATCGCCAAACACTCGAATTTAATTTCTTGTTTACAAAAGATACGATGGCATACAAAATTGATAGTTTGTGTAGAATTGTCATATTATTACCACAGGCTGAAGCAACAGTCTCACAAACTGCAAAGTCAGTACTGCGCAAACGAATTTCTGATGGGTGGAGACAAAGACTTCTATTAAAAGTGGACTTGGACCGCCAAATATTAATACGGTCTTACTACTATGTATACCTTTatgaatgaaaataataaattataattaatttgaattcgctaaatttgttacttaaattaaaataaagtaaaatactggaaatagtggaaataatggaaaaagtgtgttttattatttaatgttgagctcttaggataataataataattaataataataataatatctatggacgcttcacaccacgtcagtctggccccgtgctaagtacctaaaggacttgtgttacaggtaccagacaacggaaatatatttaatacttttatactatacatatatttaagatttttattatatcatacacatatttaatacacatccagacccgggaactttgaaaactctttgttccgtcggcgggattcgaacccgcgacctccggcttgagctaccgacgcgctcaccactgagccacagaggtcgtcaataattattatcatttgttTTTCTGTGGGCCTCGCTAAAATCCGGGCGCTACCTAGAATACGCCATTTTCTATATACTTTACAAGTTGGTACAAAGAGCTTAAGTTTGTGATTTATATTTCCGTATCTTACACAACATGAGAAAGAGTAGGTATATCTCTATTATTTTTGATGAAGCTTTTTACTTACGTTACACAaattaacataattaattatttttattatatagtatTTCTCACCTTCGATAAGACAAAGGCTTATGTGCATAACATTATGTTTAGCTCTTGTGCCTTTACCGAAGGTACGCTTTTAGCTTGGAACTTGGTATAAACAGATAATCCTGTTTCTAACAATACGTTATATAAATCAAACGGATGCCTTAATTGGAC of Aricia agestis chromosome 9, ilAriAges1.1, whole genome shotgun sequence contains these proteins:
- the LOC121730446 gene encoding cilia- and flagella-associated protein 161-like isoform X2 codes for the protein MAEDKGIFYNNRVLLGNWYEATTLEEYKLKKFLKQMEKGEIMLAKYRKMTENLRRPTVLTQSSNSVRFGARIALLAPHVPASDSPIEDSKGLLLGGRISSDEINYIQDLEDGCSVVCAAEEVPTEMNTFIITSSDYCKRDGDPLKYNQEFLMALSSSIARNKPLYLRYDPNAIPGLCGKYPLYISRHPVTSTRWRALPVQTPEITRFEMEGQPVPVNKDVIINHCATNVNLGINIGCWTMGFYGKVCCPVMKTCLDVYGRETAHNIWQIYTPIADGEKKE
- the LOC121730446 gene encoding cilia- and flagella-associated protein 161-like isoform X1 yields the protein MAEDKGIFYNNRVLLGNWYEATTLEEYKLKKFLKQMEKGEIMLAKYRKMTENLRRPTVLTQSSNSVRFGARIALLAPHVPASDSPIEDSKGLLLGGRISSDEINYIQDLEDGCSVVCAAEEVPTEMNTFIITSSDYCKRDGDPLKYNQEFLMALSSSIARNKKSKKMGMTMMKLYFQPLYLRYDPNAIPGLCGKYPLYISRHPVTSTRWRALPVQTPEITRFEMEGQPVPVNKDVIINHCATNVNLGINIGCWTMGFYGKVCCPVMKTCLDVYGRETAHNIWQIYTPIADGEKKE